The following nucleotide sequence is from Halapricum desulfuricans.
GAGTGGTACGACCGGGCGCTCTCGGCCGGTGTAGACCCGGGACTGCTGGAGCCGATGGAAGGGGGATATACCGGTGCGATCGCTGTCGTCGAACGCGGCGAGGGGCCGACCGTCGGACTGCGAGTCGACATCGACGCGCTCCCGATCACGGAGTCGGACGCGCAACACCACCGCCCCGCGGCCGAGGGGTTCCGGTCGAAGCACGACGGCTACATGCACGCCTGTGGTCACGACGCCCACGCCACGTTCGGGGTGGGCGTGATCGACGCGGTGCTCGCGTCGGACTTCGCCGGGACGCTGAAGGTGTTCTTCCAGCCGGGCGAGGAGCAAATCGCTGGCGGAAAGCCGATGGCCGAGTCGGGCCACCTCGACGACGTCGAATATCTGCTTGCGGTCCACGTTGGACTGGATCACCCGACCGGCGAGGTGGTCGCCGGGATCGGCGGCTTTCTCGCCGTCCGGCAGTTCCTCGCGGAGTTCACCGGGGAATCGTCTCACGCGGGTGCCCACCCCGAACGGGGGGCGAATACGGTGCAGGCGCTCGCGACCGCCGTCCAGAACCTGTATGCGATCCCGCGACACGCCGACGGGGCGACTCGAGTCAACGCCGGCGTCGTCGGCGGCGGGACTGCGACGAACATCGTCCCCGACGAGTCGTTCCTCGAGGGGGAGGTCCGGGGTGAAACGACGGCACTCGCCGACTACACCTACGAGCGCGCCGAGCGCGTGCTGGCGAACGCGGCGGAGATGCACGGGTGTGACGTGGCCGTCGAGGCGCGCGGGAAAGCCCCCAGTGCCGAGAGCGATGACGAACTGGTCGCGGTCGTAGCTAGGGTTGCACGGGACGCCCCGGGGGTGACCGAGATAATCGAGCGCGACGAACTCGGCGGGAGCGAGGACGCCACCTACCTGATGCGGCGCGTGCAGGACAACGGCGGCGACGCCGCCTAC
It contains:
- a CDS encoding amidohydrolase — translated: MVSTRTVEDLIALRRDLHQHPEPAWREFYTTARIVEALRERDVDEIHYGPAVLEEAARMNVPDEGDVAEWYDRALSAGVDPGLLEPMEGGYTGAIAVVERGEGPTVGLRVDIDALPITESDAQHHRPAAEGFRSKHDGYMHACGHDAHATFGVGVIDAVLASDFAGTLKVFFQPGEEQIAGGKPMAESGHLDDVEYLLAVHVGLDHPTGEVVAGIGGFLAVRQFLAEFTGESSHAGAHPERGANTVQALATAVQNLYAIPRHADGATRVNAGVVGGGTATNIVPDESFLEGEVRGETTALADYTYERAERVLANAAEMHGCDVAVEARGKAPSAESDDELVAVVARVARDAPGVTEIIERDELGGSEDATYLMRRVQDNGGDAAYVGVGTDHPGGHHTSTFDVDEASIEIAVGVLAGTVLALAKRDA